The Thermococcus henrietii genome segment ACTTTCTTCTTGTGTCTCTTCTCAAGGAAGTGCCTCTTTCCTCCGGGAGTGTTGGTGGTCCAGGCTCCGTAGGGGGTTGAGCTCGAACGCTGAATTCCGGTGTTCATGTAAGCCTCGTTGTCGTACATTATGTAAACGGCATCGTGGCCCCTCTCAAGGAAGCCACTCAAAGCCTGAAGGCCTATGTCCGCTGTACCACCGTCGCCGGCCCAGCCGACGACCATAACCCCGTCGTCGCCCTTGACCTTTATTCCCCTCGCCTTCAAAGCGGCCTCGATACCGCTTATGACAGCGCCGGTGGTCTCGAAGGCGGTGTGGAAGAGGTTAGCGTCAAGCGCGGTGTAGGGCCAGGGGCCGGCTATGATGGTCGAACAGCACGCGGGGATGACGAAGATGGTCTTCCTGCCGTAGGCCTTGAGGACGTACCTTATTCCGAGCGAGGCGCCACAGCCCTGGCAGGCCGTGTGGCCGGCAAAGAAGTGCTCCTCAGCTGGGATGCTCAGCCTTTTTCTAACGTTCTCGGGAATCTCCATCGTTCTCACCTCTTGAGGTGGTACCACTCAACCTCTCTATCGAGCTTTCCTGCCTCGATAACCTTCTTCATGTTCTCCGCTATGGCCCTGACGTCCGGAACGGTGAAGTCCCTGCCGCCGAGTCCGACGATGTAGTTCTTGATTATCGGCCTGGCATCGGTGTTGTAGAGAACGCCCTTGGACTCGTTGAAGAGTATGCCCTCCTGGCCGAAGGAGTAGTTCCTGTCGAGGACGGCTATGCCCTTGACGCTCTCGGCTATCTCCCTCAGTTCTTCCTTCGGGAACGGCCTGAACCATCTAACTTTCGCGTAGCCGACCTTGTAGCCCTCCTTCCTGAGCAGGTCCACCGCTTCCTTGACGGTTCCCATGAGCGAGCCCATACCCATGAAGACGAAGTCCGCATCGTCAACGTAGCCCTTCTCAATCATCTCGCTGTAGTCCCTGCCGAAGCGCTCGCCGAACTCCTTACCGACGTCCTTGATGACCTTGACTGCGTCCTCCATGGCCCTGGCAATCTTGTACCTGAACTCATAGTAGTCGTTCGGCCCACCGAGGGCTCCGACCGAGAACGGCTGGCTGAAGTCCGCTAAGTCGTAGAGGGGCTTCCTCGGCGGAAGGAACTCATCAACGAGCTCCTGCGGAATCATCTCGACGACGTCGTAGGTGTGGCTCAGTATGAAGGCGCTCTCCACTATCATCGCGGGAAGGTTGACCCTCTCGGCCACCTTGAAGGCCATGAGAACGCCGTCGTAGACTTCCTGGTTGTTCTCGGCGTAGAACTGCATCCAGCCGGTGTCCCTCTGCGCCAGGCTGTCGGTTTGGTCGTCCCAGACGCTCCACGGGGGAGCCATGGCCCTGTTAACGTCGACCATCACAACCGGGAGCCTCGCACCGCTCGCCCAGTGGAGCATCTCGTGCATTAAAGCGAGACCCTGGGCAGAGGTTGCGGTGAAAGCTCTCGCTCCAGCGGCGGAAGCACCTATACAGGCCGCCATCGCGGAGTGCTCGCTCTCGACGGGGACGTACTGGATGTCTGCCTCTCCGTTGGCTATGAACTCGGCTATCTTCTCGATGATGCTCGTCTGCGGGGTGATTGGGTAAGCGGCGACGACCTGAACGCGGGCATGTTTGGCCGCGTAAGCGGCCGCGTAGTTACCGCTCACAACCTTCCTAATCGGCTTGTACTCCGCCATATCACTTCTCCTCCTTCTCCATCGTTATGGCGTCGGTCGGGCACTCGTTCGCGCAGATTCCACAACCCTTACAGTAGTCGTAGTCTATTCCAACGTAGCCATCCTCGCGGATGTAGATTGCAGGCTCCGGGCAGAACTTCCAGCAGATGTAGCACTTGACGCACTTGTCGTCGTTCACGACGGGTATGAAGGTCCTCCAGTCACCTGTGAAGTTGCTGAGGGTCGTTCCAAGGGTTATCGGCGCCTCGGGGTACTGCTCTACTGAGGTGAAGGTGAGCTTCTCAGCCTGGGCTTTCTTTTCTCCAAACAAGGTGTTCAACTTTACCACCACCCGCCTCGGTTAAGGAAGGGAAGAGAAGATTAGAGCTCGTAAACGGTGGTCTTGTTGAAGGCCTCTTCGGCGGCTTTGGCGTTCTTCTCGCCGAGGGTTCCTGAGAAGGTCTCCTTGATGGCCTCCTGGACGTACTTGAGCTCGACAACGCCGGTGGCTTTAGCGACGGCACCGAGGATGGCCGTGTTGGTAATCGGAAGGCCGAGTATGTCGAGGGCGATGGTGGTGGCGTCGACGAGTGCCAGCTTGGCCGGCTTCTTCTTGAGCTTCTCAAGGACCTCCTCCTTGCTCTTCTCGGTGTTGACGATAACGATTCCGCCCTCCTTAAGGCCGGCAGTGACGTCGACGGTGTCGAGAAGGCTCGGGTCGAGGACGACGACGATGTCCGGCTCGTAAATCTGGGTCTTAATCCTTATCGGCTTGTCGTCAATTCTGGTGAAGGCAGTAACCGGCGCTCCACGCCTCTCAACACCGAAGAAGGGGAACGCTTGGACGTACTTTCCCTGCTTGAAGGCAGCAGAGGCTAAGATGTTGGCGGCCGTAACGGCACCCTGTCCACCCCTACCGTGAAAACGTATCTCAAT includes the following:
- the porA gene encoding pyruvate ferredoxin oxidoreductase, with translation MAEYKPIRKVVSGNYAAAYAAKHARVQVVAAYPITPQTSIIEKIAEFIANGEADIQYVPVESEHSAMAACIGASAAGARAFTATSAQGLALMHEMLHWASGARLPVVMVDVNRAMAPPWSVWDDQTDSLAQRDTGWMQFYAENNQEVYDGVLMAFKVAERVNLPAMIVESAFILSHTYDVVEMIPQELVDEFLPPRKPLYDLADFSQPFSVGALGGPNDYYEFRYKIARAMEDAVKVIKDVGKEFGERFGRDYSEMIEKGYVDDADFVFMGMGSLMGTVKEAVDLLRKEGYKVGYAKVRWFRPFPKEELREIAESVKGIAVLDRNYSFGQEGILFNESKGVLYNTDARPIIKNYIVGLGGRDFTVPDVRAIAENMKKVIEAGKLDREVEWYHLKR
- a CDS encoding 3-methyl-2-oxobutanoate dehydrogenase subunit beta gives rise to the protein MEIPENVRKRLSIPAEEHFFAGHTACQGCGASLGIRYVLKAYGRKTIFVIPACCSTIIAGPWPYTALDANLFHTAFETTGAVISGIEAALKARGIKVKGDDGVMVVGWAGDGGTADIGLQALSGFLERGHDAVYIMYDNEAYMNTGIQRSSSTPYGAWTTNTPGGKRHFLEKRHKKKVIDIVIAHEVPYAATASVAFPEDFIRKLKKARKIEGPSFIQLFAPCPTGWRSPTDKSIEIARLAVQTAYFPLFEYENGKYKINMPSPKKEPKPIEEFLKLQGRFKYMTREDIENLQSWVLREWEKLKKLAEVFG
- a CDS encoding 3-methyl-2-oxobutanoate dehydrogenase subunit delta codes for the protein MNTLFGEKKAQAEKLTFTSVEQYPEAPITLGTTLSNFTGDWRTFIPVVNDDKCVKCYICWKFCPEPAIYIREDGYVGIDYDYCKGCGICANECPTDAITMEKEEK
- a CDS encoding pyruvate/ketoisovalerate ferredoxin oxidoreductase subunit gamma, with product MIEIRFHGRGGQGAVTAANILASAAFKQGKYVQAFPFFGVERRGAPVTAFTRIDDKPIRIKTQIYEPDIVVVLDPSLLDTVDVTAGLKEGGIVIVNTEKSKEEVLEKLKKKPAKLALVDATTIALDILGLPITNTAILGAVAKATGVVELKYVQEAIKETFSGTLGEKNAKAAEEAFNKTTVYEL